The Candidatus Poribacteria bacterium genome includes a region encoding these proteins:
- a CDS encoding MFS transporter yields the protein MENQRTELGTYVRLSGMMFLQFAIWGAWAVLIAGHMQNLGFTGKQISYVFGTTAIGSIISPIIAGWVADRLMPAQVFAAISHLFGGVCLLFAWKQTTFPMMWGAIFLHAVLYMPTIALTNAIAFHHMGQSDKFGNIRVFGTLGWIAINWLLSWYLRFWEGQETTLPHVGDCLLFGAVLSFIMGAYCLTLPHTPPSKEAKNPYAFLEAFSLVSNRNFAVLLIISFVVAIELPFYYNLTYLFLTEAEHGVELAGSSANLAMSLGQVAEVALMILLFPCLRRFGMRFTIFLGILAWPVRYAIFAIGQPVWLVIGAQTLHGICYSFFFVGGMIAVERLSSKDIRASSQALLLFVTNGFGMLVGHIVSGRVHDYFAYAEGGHAWAKIFMVPIVVTVLAAIAFIALFNEQKYQADADAIEQDPANT from the coding sequence ATGGAAAATCAACGGACAGAATTGGGTACCTATGTACGGCTATCCGGAATGATGTTTCTACAGTTCGCCATCTGGGGGGCATGGGCAGTGCTTATCGCTGGACACATGCAGAACCTTGGGTTCACTGGCAAACAGATTAGCTACGTCTTCGGCACGACGGCTATCGGTTCGATAATCTCTCCGATTATAGCAGGGTGGGTTGCAGATCGGCTCATGCCAGCACAAGTCTTCGCAGCGATCTCGCACCTGTTCGGTGGAGTGTGCCTCCTCTTTGCCTGGAAACAGACGACCTTTCCGATGATGTGGGGCGCGATTTTCCTGCACGCCGTTCTCTATATGCCGACCATCGCGCTGACGAACGCGATTGCCTTCCACCACATGGGACAGTCAGATAAATTCGGAAATATCCGGGTCTTTGGAACACTCGGTTGGATCGCAATCAATTGGCTACTGAGTTGGTATCTCCGGTTTTGGGAAGGGCAAGAGACAACCCTTCCACACGTGGGTGATTGCCTTCTCTTCGGAGCTGTCCTTTCATTCATTATGGGTGCGTACTGCCTGACGCTGCCCCATACGCCTCCCAGTAAAGAGGCGAAGAACCCCTACGCTTTTCTTGAAGCGTTCTCCCTCGTCTCAAATCGGAACTTCGCGGTACTCCTGATTATCTCTTTCGTCGTTGCTATTGAACTTCCTTTCTATTACAACCTGACCTACCTGTTCCTGACCGAGGCAGAACACGGCGTTGAGTTAGCAGGAAGCAGTGCCAATCTTGCGATGAGTCTCGGACAGGTCGCTGAGGTCGCGTTGATGATCCTGCTATTTCCGTGTCTGCGCCGGTTCGGCATGCGATTTACTATCTTTTTGGGTATTCTTGCGTGGCCCGTCCGCTATGCCATCTTCGCCATTGGACAACCCGTGTGGTTAGTTATTGGTGCGCAAACGTTGCACGGCATCTGTTATTCATTCTTTTTCGTCGGTGGAATGATTGCCGTAGAACGCCTCAGTTCAAAGGATATTCGTGCGAGTTCTCAAGCACTGCTTCTCTTCGTAACGAACGGATTCGGAATGTTGGTAGGACATATTGTTAGCGGTCGTGTGCATGATTACTTCGCTTATGCAGAAGGTGGACACGCATGGGCAAAAATCTTTATGGTACCGATTGTTGTAACAGTCCTCGCTGCAATCGCCTTCATCGCGTTGTTCAATGAACAGAAGTATCAGGCGGATGCGGACGCTATTGAACAAGACCCCGCGAACACATAG
- a CDS encoding DUF4838 domain-containing protein — protein MSMHKTLVFNTAGGNLTVSAMQNWHITVSDDATASERYAVEEFQKWFNQATGLTLPLGTATNGGQVTIGGSASLGDEDIEITVDSSQVQIKGGMPRGILYAVYQFLEELVGVRFLTVDHTYIPDASALQIPCGSYTYSPPFSFRWSYYRENSDAPEFAAKRKVNTVTDAENLGGKTQQQLINHSFHALVPFGTYGESHPEYYALVDGKRDTDTHGGGPQLCVTNPEVIAVAAESAIQQLSERPGAANISVSQADTAAYCRCKICETLNEAEESPMGSHLTFVNAVAERIEKAYPHVKVGTLAYWYTRKPPKTVKPLHNVQIQLCSIECCTLHAIDNPDCEQNRAFCQDTNEWGKICDDIWIWNYNTNFRAYDLPFPNLRSIAPNVRYFLSNNAKGVFMQANGNGLTGEFSDLRNYLISQLIWNPHLDADAHLDEFVNLHYEAAAPPILEYINFLHDDVEERGLHPRCFPTPEDVGLDAESSQTIFDYFQQALALAERPEIRARVEKASIPAYKAMIVAGGEMPSQKRQTLIDEYITLCKRYNMSHAAETQAAETYFEELRSQ, from the coding sequence ATGTCAATGCATAAAACACTCGTGTTTAACACCGCTGGCGGTAATCTAACGGTTTCAGCAATGCAGAACTGGCACATCACTGTTTCCGATGACGCTACTGCTTCTGAACGATACGCCGTCGAAGAATTCCAAAAATGGTTCAACCAAGCAACCGGATTGACTTTACCGTTGGGTACCGCAACCAACGGCGGGCAAGTCACAATTGGAGGATCCGCCTCGTTGGGTGATGAAGACATCGAAATCACCGTTGATAGTAGTCAGGTTCAGATCAAGGGGGGCATGCCACGTGGTATTCTCTACGCTGTGTACCAGTTTCTTGAGGAATTGGTCGGTGTCCGATTCCTAACGGTTGATCATACCTATATCCCCGATGCATCTGCCCTGCAAATACCGTGCGGGAGTTATACCTACTCCCCACCGTTCTCATTTCGCTGGAGTTATTACCGTGAGAATTCAGATGCACCGGAATTCGCGGCGAAACGGAAAGTCAATACTGTCACCGATGCAGAAAATCTCGGTGGGAAAACCCAACAGCAACTTATCAATCACTCGTTCCACGCATTAGTCCCCTTCGGCACGTATGGCGAAAGTCATCCAGAGTATTACGCACTTGTAGACGGAAAACGGGATACGGATACACACGGTGGTGGACCGCAGCTCTGCGTGACGAACCCCGAAGTCATTGCGGTTGCCGCTGAATCCGCAATTCAGCAACTCTCGGAACGTCCCGGAGCCGCCAATATCAGTGTAAGCCAAGCGGATACAGCGGCATACTGCCGGTGCAAAATATGCGAGACACTCAACGAAGCGGAAGAGTCGCCAATGGGTTCGCACTTGACATTTGTCAATGCCGTCGCAGAACGCATTGAAAAAGCATATCCTCACGTCAAAGTTGGGACGCTGGCATACTGGTATACCCGCAAACCCCCCAAGACCGTGAAGCCGCTGCACAACGTGCAGATCCAACTCTGTAGTATTGAATGCTGCACGCTCCACGCCATTGATAATCCAGATTGCGAGCAGAATCGAGCCTTCTGCCAAGATACTAATGAGTGGGGAAAAATCTGTGACGACATCTGGATTTGGAATTACAACACCAATTTCCGCGCCTATGATTTGCCGTTCCCGAATCTACGGAGTATTGCTCCGAATGTCCGTTACTTCCTAAGCAATAACGCCAAAGGTGTCTTCATGCAGGCAAACGGTAACGGGTTAACAGGCGAATTCTCCGATCTACGGAATTACCTCATCTCACAACTCATCTGGAACCCACACCTCGATGCCGATGCACACTTAGATGAATTCGTGAACCTCCACTACGAAGCTGCGGCACCGCCGATTTTGGAATACATCAACTTCCTCCACGATGACGTTGAGGAAAGAGGTCTCCACCCACGGTGTTTTCCGACACCAGAGGATGTAGGATTGGATGCGGAGAGCTCACAAACCATTTTTGACTATTTCCAGCAAGCGTTAGCACTCGCCGAGAGACCAGAAATTCGGGCGCGTGTTGAAAAAGCCTCTATCCCCGCCTACAAAGCGATGATCGTTGCTGGTGGTGAAATGCCATCCCAAAAACGGCAGACGCTGATTGACGAATATATCACGTTGTGTAAACGCTACAATATGTCGCACGCCGCAGAAACGCAAGCAGCAGAAACATATTTTGAAGAACTCCGCAGCCAATAA